DNA from Scheffersomyces stipitis CBS 6054 chromosome 1, whole genome shotgun sequence:
TTATCAGCGATGACTACAGTTTCGAACAACGAGGCTACgaattcaacaataagTGTGCCATGAAGGCCAGTGCCGACTACTGTTCCAAGTACGGTGAGCGAATGGCAAAGCAAGTCGAGGCAGTTGAAAAGGCAGCCGACCCGGACCATATATAGACATAGAGACAAGCCCACAACACAGACTAGACAGGGTACTCTAGACGGGCGACTGAAGTattcaagttgttgctACAGGCGTGTGCCATTATTGAACGGAATTTAATAAACTTTACATTTGCGTAGTGTGGGAAGCAGAATTAGAATAAACTGTACAAATACTCAGATACCAAATAAATCCTTGCTAGAATATTCAGCGCTAGACAGTTGGCAAAATGTCTACTACAAATACAGAACAATATGTATAATTGTATAACTAGTCAATAGAAACTGGCAGAGTGCCTGAAGATGAGGATTCAGCTCAGCACATAAGGATAGAATGAAGTTCAGAATATTTAGAAAACTTTGCAGAATGAATAAAGAATATATGTTCACTTTAGAATATTGGACataatttgaatttgaatttaattaaaaattgaaatattatACGACCAATTCAGATAAAATAAAGTTTGTTTtataaattgaaaagtttcttcagaaagttCCCTTGAAGATTAGGATATCTACACTCAGTATATACTGACAGTGGCCTGGATTCCAAATGCCACACAGCTATCCTCCTTCTGTAGCCACAGATACTGTGTTGCATTTTGCAGTCGATTACCGAGACGTCGATTGCCGAGCTGGCTACCCGAGCGGTTATCGTAACATTTTTTTTGATGAGATTAGGgtttttctcttcaacCTTCGCCGTCAATAACCGAGCGCGCAAGATGATACAGCCCTTTTAGCTGCAAAAATTTTTTCTCGGTAAACATCTGAGAAGTGCGAAGCGCCGTTACCCGCGAATATAGACACTTCGGATATCTGAATTATAGCAAATTCTGCCATAACCGCGTCTAATCGCAAGTATATATTAACGATGGGATCTGCTGATTTCAAGCCTGGTGCATTTTTGGCTCTATCTAGTCATTTAACAGATTCCAGCCACTGGTTTTTAGTATTGTTTCTTACTGTAATTGTAACTACCAAATAGCTCACACCCACCATATAACGATTGCCATAACTGTTCCATAGTTTTTTTTCGTTTAAACATGAGCAAAGAAGAGTCTTTCAGCGAGAAAAGTGTGTTGGAAGAACACCAATTGGAGTTGAGccaatcttcttccaatgaCTCCAACGAACCTATAGCCTTTACCAGATCGCGCTACGAACAACATGTAGAGCACCAGAGAAGGGAATCTAATGTTTCCAGAAGAGGatcagcttcttcaatgcaAAGATCGTTAGACATaatcagaagaagcttAACCGGAGAAATACAGCATTCCATCGACTCCAGCAACGAAGTCCAGGCCTACACTGTCAAGGACATCTACGGTGACTTAGACGTGAACGAAATCGCTTTGCAGAGAACCGCTACAAGAACCACTATCTTGAACGAATTGGTGCAAAGAactcaagaacaagaaatctCTAGTGACGAAGAACTGGATTTGGAGAAGCAAATATCCAATAAATACGACGAGTACGACCCTGAAGCCACTTTACCAGAAACTTCTATTCCAATTCAGAACAATGGTGAggagttcaacaagataGATCCTGAGTTAATCACTTTTAATGGACCGGACGATCCAGAGGACCCCAGAAACTGGCCCACATCTACCAAAATTGTCTTGGTTGGTTATGTTTCTTTATATGCATTGGTTGCTCCAATGTCTTCTTCGATGTTGTCACCAGCCATGTCAGACATCATCCAGActttcaacatcaagtcTGAAACCATGGCCGCCATGGTGGTCTCCATTCAGATATTGGCTTGGGCCTTTGGCCCTCTTATTATTGCTCCATTGAGTGAGCATGACAATATAGGCAGAAAAATCGTGTTGGATGTATCGTGCTGGATGTCTTTATTGTTCAACATTGGGTGTGCCTTTTCGCAAAATACAGCCCAAATGATGGTTTGTAGATTTATCGGCGGCTTGTTTGGATGCGTTCCAATGAACGTTTGTGCTGGTGTCATTTCTGATTTGTTTGACGCCAAGTCTAGAAACATGGCTCTTGCCAGTTACTCCTTAGTTCCATTGATGGGCCCAGTAATTGCACCTGTAGTTGCTGGCTTCATTGTAGAAAACATGCAATGGAGATGGGTATTTTACGTGTTGTGttttttcaactttgcTGTTGCACTTTCTGCTACattattcttcaaagaaacgTACGTTCCAACATTGTTAAAGAGAAgagccaacaagttgagattggaaaCCGGTAACAATGACTTACATACCATCTACGAAATTGCTGATGGTGAAACCACTATTGGTAGAATGACGTTATGTATGGTGAGACCTGTCAAGCTCTTGTTCACCCATCCCATGATTGTTGGTTTGGGTTCGTTCATGGCTTTCACATATGGTTTCATGTACTTGATGATTGTCACCTTCCCAACCATATTTGGTGGCATCTATGGCTTTGACAAGGGTGTTACTGGATTGATGTACCTTCCAATGGGTTGTGGCTTCATCTTAGGTGTAATTATCTGGACTTATCTTGTCGGAAGAACTTACAACAGACTAACCGAAAAGAACGGCGGTGTTCCTAAACCGGAATATAGATTACCCTGTTTGTTTGCCTGTTCCATCATCATTCCTGTTGGTTTGGTGTGGTTTGGATGGTCTACTCAAAAGAAGTTGCACTG
Protein-coding regions in this window:
- the MDR111 gene encoding Putative transporter C530 — its product is MSKEESFSEKSVLEEHQLELSQSSSNDSNEPIAFTRSRYEQHVEHQRRESNVSRRGSASSMQRSLDIIRRSLTGEIQHSIDSSNEVQAYTVKDIYGDLDVNEIALQRTATRTTILNELVQRTQEQEISSDEESDLEKQISNKYDEYDPEATLPETSIPIQNNGEEFNKIDPELITFNGPDDPEDPRNWPTSTKIVLVGYVSLYALVAPMSSSMLSPAMSDIIQTFNIKSETMAAMVVSIQILAWAFGPLIIAPLSEHDNIGRKIVLDVSCWMSLLFNIGCAFSQNTAQMMVCRFIGGLFGCVPMNVCAGVISDLFDAKSRNMALASYSLVPLMGPVIAPVVAGFIVENMQWRWVFYVLCFFNFAVALSATLFFKETYVPTLLKRRANKLRLETGNNDLHTIYEIADGETTIGRMTLCMVRPVKLLFTHPMIVGLGSFMAFTYGFMYLMIVTFPTIFGGIYGFDKGVTGLMYLPMGCGFILGVIIWTYLVGRTYNRLTEKNGGVPKPEYRLPCLFACSIIIPVGLVWFGWSTQKKLHWIMPGIGSAIFAFGLVCVFQTTQSYLIDMNPRYAASSVAAAALFRSLFGFSFPLFANLMYAKLGYGWANTMCAFIGLVLGVPFPIFSYIYGERIRNWANKRIEREQIKRDQKNLQRLQKKNLA